The sequence TGCGGGTGTGAGGTGATCTTCCTCTCGCAACACCTGCTGTGTGGAGACAACCCCTCACCCGGCTTCGCTGCGCGAAGCCACCCTCTCCCACAAAGGGAGAGGGTGAAGCTCCAGCTGTTGCCGTCGAACCAAGCGCAATGCGCATTGCTGTGCCCTCTCCCCTTGTGGGAGAGGGCATCTCCGCCGATGGATACACATTCAATCGGGTGAGGGGTTCGTGCCGCAGGAGCCATCCCATCGGCCAGTCGCCAAGCGTCTCCGCCAATTCGCGAAGAACATGCGGCACGAACCGACGGATGCGGAAGCCGCAATGTGGCGCTTGCTGAGGGATCGTCGGCTCTCGACATTCAAGTTTCGCCGACAGGTGCCGTTCAGGAACTACATTCTCGACTTTGTCTGTTTCGAGAA comes from Bradyrhizobium sp. CCGE-LA001 and encodes:
- a CDS encoding endonuclease domain-containing protein, whose translation is MPQEPSHRPVAKRLRQFAKNMRHEPTDAEAAMWRLLRDRRLSTFKFRRQVPFRNYILDFVCFEKHLVIEIDGSQHAESPLDAARDAALASQGFSIARYWNNDVLQQPASVLEDILAKLGGR